A region from the Thermanaeromonas toyohensis ToBE genome encodes:
- the codY gene encoding GTP-sensing pleiotropic transcriptional regulator CodY, whose amino-acid sequence MQTLLEKTRTINRLLQRTAGNPVDFQEMAGVLRDVLGANTYIVGRHGRVLGYAFVEGFTCEIMEEIVFQSERFPEKYNEQLLRIDETQANFCQVGNACVFDPEKRCVFSNKLTTVVPIVSGGQRLGSLVLSKFNIRFTDEDLILAEYGATVVGMEILRSKSEKIEEEARKRAAVQVALATLSYSELEAVEHIFAELDGDEGILVASKIADRAGITRSVIVNALRKFESAGVIESKSLGMKGTYIRVLNDNLLEELQKLRSRA is encoded by the coding sequence TTGCAGACTTTGCTAGAAAAAACCCGTACTATAAACCGCCTTCTCCAGAGGACAGCAGGCAATCCCGTAGATTTTCAAGAAATGGCTGGTGTACTCCGGGATGTCCTGGGGGCTAATACCTATATAGTGGGCCGCCATGGACGAGTCCTAGGGTATGCTTTTGTAGAGGGTTTCACTTGTGAGATCATGGAGGAGATCGTTTTTCAGTCAGAACGCTTCCCGGAGAAATATAATGAGCAGCTCCTCCGTATCGACGAAACTCAAGCCAATTTCTGTCAGGTAGGGAATGCCTGTGTGTTCGATCCAGAGAAAAGGTGTGTATTCAGCAATAAGTTAACCACTGTGGTACCCATAGTGAGCGGCGGTCAGCGCCTTGGTTCCTTGGTGCTGTCTAAGTTCAATATCCGTTTTACGGATGAAGACTTGATCCTGGCAGAATATGGGGCCACGGTAGTGGGCATGGAGATCCTGCGGTCCAAATCTGAGAAAATTGAAGAGGAAGCGCGTAAGCGGGCGGCGGTGCAGGTAGCTCTGGCTACCTTGTCTTACTCAGAACTAGAAGCCGTGGAGCACATCTTTGCTGAGCTCGACGGTGATGAGGGGATATTGGTAGCCAGTAAAATAGCCGACCGGGCGGGCATCACCCGTTCGGTGATCGTCAACGCCTTACGGAAGTTTGAAAGCGCCGGTGTCATAGAATCTAAGTCCCTAGGTATGAAAGGGACCTATATCCGA